The bacterium nucleotide sequence GCAAATATCCCTTCCTCGGCGGCCTGCGTGCCTCAGCCCAGATGATCAGCTACGAACTTTCACTGGGTATGTCGATCATTGGCATCGTCATGATCAGCGGCTCGCTGCGACTCAGCACCATCGTTGAGTATCAGAGCGGCCTGCTGTTCGGTTTTTTGCCGCGCTGGAACATTTTTTTGCAGCCCCTGGCCTTTATCATTTTTCTGGTCACCTCCTTTGCGGAGGCCAACCGGCTTCCCTTCGACCTGGCTGAATCCGAACCCGAGCTGGTCGGCGGCTACCACACCGAGTACAGCTCGATGAAGTTCGCGATGTTTTTTATGGGAGAATATGTCGCTCTGATCACCACCTCGGCGCTTCTGGCCACCCTCTTTTTTGGCGGCTGGGATTTTCCATGGGTCGATGAGGCGGCGCTGGGCCATTGGGGAGTGCTGTTGTCACTGCTCGCCTTCGCGCTCAAGACCGGATTCTTCCTCTTTTTGTTTCTCTGGGTGCGCTGGACGATACCCAGGTTCCGGTTTGACCAGTTAATGCGGCTCGGCTGGAAGATCCTGATTCCGCTGGCGTTGTTGAATATTGTGCTCACCGGGGCCGGTCTGCTCTTGGTGAAATGAAACCCTGGCAGCCGCTGCGGATATGTCGGCATGGCGCGCAAACTCGTTCCTACGCGGGACTTCTCGCGCCCACCCGCGCTGGACTGCGACCGGCCAAGCGGCGCGCGATTGTGTACTATAACGAATGGATAGGTAAGGAGATCTATGGGCGTTAAAAATGTCGGCTACCGCCCGGAACGCTGGGACCAGGCCTATCTCCCCGGCATCTTCAAGGGGATGTGGATCACGATCAAACATTTTTTTGGCAAGAAATATACCATCTCCTACCCGGAAGAAAAGTGGCCGGTGCCGCCAGGGCATCGCGGCGCCATCCGTCTCAACAAGGACGATGAAGGGCGCATCAAATGTGTCGCCTGCGAAATGTGCTCAACCGCCTGTCCGGCCCAATGCATCACCATGAAGGCCGGCGTCGCCCCCTGGCCGGACCGAGAGAAGTACCCGGTCGAATTCACGATTGACATGCTGCGCTGCATCCTCTGCGGCATGTGCCAGGAGGCTTGTCCCGAGGATGCTATCGAATTGACTGAAATATATGATTTTTCAGCATATAGTCGCGAGGACTTGATCTGGGACGAGGAGAGGCTGCTGCGGAATTATGACATTACGGCCGATGGCAAGTATTTTGAGCGCAGCAAGGCAGAGACGGGGATGTAGGGGGAGAACAGGCTCGGTGGCCGCACCGTCGGTCGCGGCTGGGCAGGCCAGGCTGGGGTGCCTGGGCCGCAGCGAAGTTCTTTTGAAAGAAAATAGCCCGGCGGCTCTGGCATCCCTTCGCTTGACCGACAGGGCGAGCCTTGACCAGGCGGGCTGAGTGTTTATCTTGGAATGAACCCTAACAGGATGTGCGCATGATTCCCATTCTTTTTTTCCTTTTTGCCGGACTGGCTATTACCGGCGCTATCCTGATGGTGACGCACCGGAATCCGGTTTACAGCGCCATTTTTCTTATTCTGACGTTTTTCTCGCTGGCAGGACTCTATTTTCTTCTTGGCGCTCAGTTTCTCAGTGTCGTTCAGGTGATCGTGTATGCCGGAGCGATCATGGTTCTCTTCCTATTCGTCATCATGCTCCTCAATCTCACCGAAGAGGTGCGTCTTCCCCTGGGACGCCCCTTCCAGATCGGGCTGGGGACGCTCTTCGCGGTTATCCTGGCGGCACAGTTCCTGATTTTTGTCGCAGCCGGGAGCGCCCTGTACGGCCGGCTTACCGGGCAGTATGCCGTATTCGGCGGGGTTGAAAACCTGGGCAGGACGCTCTTCAGCGCCTACCTCTATCCCTTCGAAATCGCCTCGGTGCTTCTGTTGACCGGCATCGTCGGCGCCATCATCCTGGGCAGCAGAAAACTGCCCAAGGAGCAGTAAGGAGCCGAAATTGATGGAAACCATTCCGCTGGATTATTTTCTCATCGTCGCGGCCGTTCTGTTTGCAATCGGTGTAGCTGGAGTACTGGTGCGCCGGAATGCTCTCGTCATTTTCATGAGTATCGAGCTGATGCTCAATGCAGTCAATCTCACCTTCATCACCTTTTCGGAACGCTGGCAGGCTTTGGATGGCCAGCTCTTCGTCTTTTTTATCATGACGGTGGCGGCGGCTGAAGTGGCCGTGGGATTGGCGATTATCATCTCCGTCTTTCGGCTGCGCGGCACGGTGCATGTGGATGAGATCAATCTGTTGAAAGGCTGAACGAAGCCTGGATCGATTCGGGTGGGAGCGAGCGCAGCGTGCAGCCGGGTGAACAGGTGACCGGCTGAGCCAGGGTTGATGATGCGGTTTCTCCAAGAGAATGAGAACTACAGGAGTGTCCATGTTCGATTTGGTTTGGCTGATCCCTCTTTTCCCCTTGCTGGGCCTGCTGATTAACGCTTTCACCGGATGGAAGAACACCGGCCGCACACCAGGCGTCATCGCCAGCACCGCGGTGGGCCTCTCCTTCGCCATGACGGTGGCCCTCTTCTTCGAACTGCTGCACCTGCCTCCAGCCGAGCGCTTGGTGGAAGTGCATCTTGCCAGCTGGCTATCCTCTGCAGCCATCGGCGCTGAAATCGGGTTCCAGCTCGATCCCCTCTCCATGGTGATGATCCTGGTTGTCACCGGCGTCTCCTTCATCATCCATATCTACGCCATTGGTTACATGCAAGGTGATCGCAGTTTCACCCGGTTTTTCATCTTTCTCAATCTGTTCGTCTTTGCGATGCTGATCCTGGTGACGGCGAACAACTTTTTGATGATGTTCATCGGCTGGGAGGGCGTGGGGCTCTGCTCCTATCTGCTGATCGGCTTCTGGTATGAGGAGGACTATAATGCCTTTGCCGGCCGCAAGGCTTTTATCGTCAACCGTATCGGTGATTTCGGCTTTTTGCTAGCCCTGTTTCTGATGTATGCCACCTTCCGCACCCTCGATTTCACCGAGGTTTTTACCAAAGCAGCGGGCTTGCCGATGGGCACTGGCATCATGACCGCAATCGCGCTGCTTCTTTTTGTCGGCGCCGCCGGCAAGTCGGCCCAGCTGCCGCTTTATGTCTGGCTTCCTGACGCGATGGCCGGTCCAACCCCAGTCAGCGCTCTGATTCACGCCGCGACGATGGTCACCGCGGGGGTTTATATGGTCGCTCGCGCCAACATCATCTACACCCTGGCACCGACTGCTGCTACGGTCGTTGCGGTAGTCGGCGCCCTGACCGCGCTCTTTGCCGCCACCATCGGCATGACCCAATTCGACATCAAACGGGTGCTCGCCTACTCGACCATCAGCCAGCTTGGCTACATGTTCATCGGTGTCGGTGTCGGCGCCTTCGCGGCGGGGATTTTCCATCTGATGACCCATGCCTTTTTCAAGGCACTGCTGTTCATGGCGGCCGGCAGCGTCATGCACGCCATGTCCAATCAGACCGACATGCGCATCATGGGCGGCCTGAAGCAAAAGATGCCGCGTACCTTTTGGACGATGCTCCTTGGCACCCTGGCCATCACCGGCATACCAGGATTTTCGGGCTTTTTCAGTAAGGATGAGATCCTCTGGCAGGCCTGGTCGGGGGCCCTTGGAAGTCCCGGGCTCTGGCTCATCGGCGCCTTTGCCGCTGCGCTCACCACTTTTTATATGTTCCGGCTGATTTTCATGACCTTTTTCGGAACACTACGCGCCGATGACAAGACCGCCCGCCACATCCACGAATCTCCCGGCGTGATGACCTGGCCGCTGATCATTCTGGCGGTTCTCTCGGTCGGCGGCGGCTGGATCGGCATACCGGCGGTGCTCGGCGGCGGCAATCACTTTGCGCATTTTCTCGCCCCGGTCTTCGCCGCGAGCGCGGGGATTACGGGTGCCGGAGAGACCGGTCCCCATCAGGCTGGGCATGACCTCGAACTGCTGCTCATGGGCGCGGTTCTCCTAGCGGTACTCTTCAGCCTTTGGCTCGCCTGGCTTTTTTACGGCCGCAAGTCCAACCTGCCGGCACGGACGGCCCAAAAGCTGGGCGGTGTGTATACACTGGTTTTCAACAAGTATTACGTCGATGAGCTCTACGGCGCCCTTATCGCCCGGCCCTTGCGACGGTTTTCCGAGTCCGCCCTGTGGCGTTTTATTGACGCACGCGTAATCGACGGCACAATCAACGGAACGGCCGCGCTGATGGGCGCCGGTTCACGGGTGCTGAGCCGCATCCAGACGGGAGTCGTGCAAAATTACGCCTTGCTCTTTGTGTTCGGCGTGATCGCCCTGTTGTTTTACCTCTTTTTTTAGCCTGTGTGCTGCAGCATCTTATTCTGGAGCTTGTTCATGATCGATCTGAGCGCCATACCGATACTGAGCCTCCTCACCTTTCTGCCCTTGGCCGGGGCGCTCCTGCTGCTCTGCGTACCGCGGCAGCGCGAGCAACTCATACGGCGATTCACCCTGGCCCTGACCATAGCGGTTTTTTTGCTCTCGCTGCCGCTCTTCACGCAATTTGACGGGACCAATCCCGGGTTCCAGTTTGAGGAACTGCGAACCTGGATCCCCTCAGTCGGCATCGGCTTCCATCTGGGCGTCGACGGCATCAGTCTGCTGATGGTTTTGCTGACCACTTTCCTGACCCCCCTGGTCATCCTCGGCAGCTGGAGCGCGGTGACCAGGCGAGTCAAGGAATATATGATGATGTTCCTGGCGCTCGAGACAGCCATGCTCGGGGTATTTCTCAGCCTGGATATGGTCCTTTTCTACATCTTTTGGGAGGGGATGCTCATCCCGATGTATTTCATCATCGGGGTTTGGGGCGGCGAGCGGCGGCTCTATGCGGCGATCAAGTTTTTCCTCTTCACGATGTTCGGCGGCGTGCTGATGCTGGTCGCCATCCTCGCCCTCTATTTCATGAATGGCAGCCAGAGCGGGGTTTACACCTTTGACTATCTTGCCCTGAGCCGGATGCTGATCGCCGGCAAACAGCAGGTTTGGCCGTTTTTCGCCTTCAGCCTCGCTTTCGCCATCAAGGTGCCGATGTTTCCCTTTCATACCTGGCTGCCCGATGCCCACGTCGAGGCGCCGACCGGTGGCAGCGTCATCCTCGCCGGCATTCTGCTGAAAATGGGCACATACGGTTTTCTGAGGTTTTGCATCCCCTTTTTCCCGAATGTCGCCGCAACCTATGGCGTCTGGATCATGGCCCTGGCGGTCATCGGGATCATCTACGGCGCCTTGGTCAGCTGGGTGCAACCGGACCTGAAAAAACTGGTTGCCTTTTCTTCGGTCAGTCATCTCGGCTTTGTCATGCTCGGGATTTTCGCCCTCACCCTGCAGTCGGTCCAGGGTAGTCTCATTCAGATGGTCAATCACGGCCTTTCGACCGGCGCCCTGTTCCTTCTGGTGGGGATGATTTATGAGCGCCGCCATACCCGTTTGATCGCCGATTTCGGCGGCCTAGCGCGGCAGATGCCGGTCTTCACGACCTTTTTTCTCATCATCACCCTCTCCTCGATCGGTTTGCCGGGGCTTAACGGCTTCGTCGGCGAGTTCCTGGTTCTGCTCGGCACCTTTCAGACACACCGGCTCCTGGCCATCCTCGCTGCGACGGGGGTGATACTCTCGGCCGTCTATATGCTGACCATGGTGCAACGGGTGCATTTCGGCAAGCTCGACAAACCGGAAAACCGGTCGCTCACCGACCTGAACCGCCGCGAGATCGCCACGCTGGTGCCGATCATCCTACTTTGTATCTGGATCGGCCTCTTTCCCGCCACCTTTCTGGACAAGAGCCAGGCGGCGGCGCAAAAGCTGCTAAGTGAATACCAGGCCAAGCAGGGCCGGGTCGCCCGCATCGATGAGATCCCCACCGCCCGATCGAGCGTGATCAATCCTAATTGAGAGGACCGTCATGGCGTTGACTGCTCCGCAAATCCAGCTGGACCTGATCGCACCCCAGCTCCTCCTCCTGGCCGCCGCCCTGCTGCTCTTGCTGCTGCCGCTTTTCTGGCGCGGCGTGCGCCGCGAGTTGCTCGCCGCCATCGCGGTCCTCGGCCTGGCTGCCGCCTTTGCTGCTGCGGCCGGCCTGTGGACGCGGCCGGGGACAGGCTTTAACGGCATGGTCACCCTCGACCGGTTCGCTCTGGCGTTTGATGGGATCTTCCTCCTGGGCGGCTTGCTGGCGGTGCTGATCTCCCTGAACCGGGTCGAGGATGAGTATGTCCAGTACGGCGATTTCTATGGATTGCTGCTGCTCGCTGTCGCCGGAATGACTATCCTGACCGCCACTCTGCATCTGATCATCATTTTTCTTGGCCTGGAGCTGCTTTCGATCGCCCTCTACGTGATGATCGGCTTTCGCAAGATGCGGGTCGATTCGACGGAGGCCTCACTCAAGTATTTCCTCCTCGGCTCCTTCGCCACCGGATTCCTGCTCTACGGCATGGCCCTGATCTATGGCGCCGCCGGCACCCTCGATCTACAGCGGATCGGCGCTGCTGTAGCGGCAGGCTCTGGCGGTTGGATGCTGCTGGCTGGCGGAATGCTCCTGCTTATCGGCTTTGCCTTCAAGGCGGCCCTGGTCCCCTTTCACATGTGGACCCCCGATGTCTATCAGGGCGCACCGACGCCGGTGACCGCCTTCATGTCGACGGCGACCAAAGCAGCGGCATTCGCGGCTCTGGCGCGGATCGTCACAACCGCCATGCCCTTCTCCGCTTTTAACTGGAGTGCGATTCTGCCGGTCCTTGCGGTACTGACGATGACCGTGGGCAATCTCCTGGCCATCACCCAGGAGAATACCAAACGCATGCTCGCCTATTCAAGTATCGCACATGCGGGTTATCTGCTCGTCGCACTCAGCGCGGGCAACGCCGCCGGACAGAGCGCCATCCTCTACTACCTGGTGGTCTACACGCTGATGAACGCAGGGGCCTTCGCGGTTATCGCCTGGTTCGGCCGCAGCAACCGCGAGGAACGGCTTACCTTCGCGAGTTATCGCGGGCTCGGCTACCGCTACCCCTTCGCCAGTCTGGCCATGGCGGTTTTCATGTTCAGCCTGGCGGGGATCCCGCCCACCGGCGGCTTTCTCGGTAAATTCTATCTCTTCGCCGCGGCTGTCAAGGCCGGCCAGACCCCCCTGGTCGTCATCGCGGTGATGAATGCGGTGGTTTCGGTCTATTACTATACCCGGCTGGTGGTCCATCTCTACATGCGCGAGGCTGAGGAACCGCTCGAAGCCGAGAAGCTGAACCCCGGTCTGATGGCGGCGCTGCTGCTGGCGCTGCTTGGGGTGCTTTGGCTCGGCGTTGCGCCGAATGGATTGATGGCCTTATTCAACGCCGCCGCCCTCGCTGCGATGTAATCCCGCGCAGTTCGCCCCAGGACACGCCCGGCCGTAAAGGTCGGGCTTTTTTTTATCCCGCGGCAGCGGGAAGAGGGGGTGTCACGGATTGGTGACAGCGACTCCTTCACAAGATGTATAATATGACATAATAATATAACAAAATGTCTCAAAAATATTAAAACAGTTCATTTTTTTCTTGACAATTATGACGGAAATTCGTATATATATACAGAGAGAGCGATGAACCAGGAAAAGCAACCGCTCCCGCTGCATCCAGCCCCGCACCCCCGGTTTGACATCTTGCAGTATTGCCCGGCCTTCTGATTCCCCTGTCACCTTGAAAAACAGCTATATCCATGATACATCGGGAAGTAAGCCCTGCACGGTCCGCTTCCCGGCGCATTTAATAAACGCTTCACTCATCCCACAGGCCGGAAAAGAGCCTGAAGTCATTCAAGAAAGGAGCACGCCATGTTTAATCCCTTCGCTGTCATCCGCAATTTCTTCCGTCAGGAAGAGGGACAGACCCTGTCCGAGTACGCTCTGATCCTGGTTCTGATTGCTGTTGTGGCGATCATTGCCGTCACCCTCCTTGGCAATCAGATCTCGACGGTCCTGACCCAGATCGCCAATGCCCTGTAAGCCGCCCGCCGATGATCTCGACGGCGCTCTTTTACGGGCCAAGTAATTTGTCGGTGAGGCTGTCATCTGTGAGGAGAACCCAGCTTCCCGGTTTTGTCAACGGTTTTACCAAGGGCTAATCACCTGCAACAGCAGGTCCGGACTACTGATCGGGGATCAGTGTCGGTGCGCGGGTCAAGTGGATTGCGGGTGTGATACCGGTCCTGAGAACGCGCAGGTGGTTAGCCCTTATTTATTTTCGGGTGAGTTATGCCGCTGTTATTCCATTATCTGGTTCCTCTGCTGATCGCCGCCGGGTGGTACGATTACTACGGGCGGCGTATCCCCAATGCCATCACCCTGCCGCTGGCGGGTGCCGGTATGCTGTTGCAGACGTTCTGTGGAGCCGGATTGGCGCAGGCTCTCCTCAGCCTGACGCTTGGCGGCGGCTTCTTCTTTCTATGTTATCTTTTGGGGATGATGGGAGCCGGTGACGTCAAGCTGATGGCGGGCGTCAGCGTATGGCTTGATCCCGCGGCGGCTGCTGGTGCGCTGGTGTGGAGTATCGGATGCGGGGGACTCATGGCCGTAGCGATGGTGATCGGGCGGGCGGTGCGGTTGAAGTGGCTGAAGCAGGGAGGGGCGAGCCTTGAGGCGGCGACCCTTCCTTATGGAGTCGCCATAGCCATGGGTACCTGGCTTTCATTTGGTCTGATCAGGTAGGGTGGGCTTATGATCAGCAGGTTCAAAAAAGTTGGACGGGATGTATCGGGGCAATCCGCTGTTGAATTTGCCCTAGTTCTGCCGCTGTTTATTCTGATGGTCGTCACGATTGTCGAGTTCGGGCGGTTGTGGATGACGGTTAATGTGATGACCAGCGCAGCGCGCGAGGGTGCCCGGGTCGCCGCCGTTTCCAGGCCCGACTATTCTCTGGTCAATTCGGCCGCCCAGTCGGTCCTTGCCGCCAGTCAGATCAGCGGGGCCACGGTGAACCTCTCCGGCCCCAATTCAAGCGGCGATGTGCGCGTGACGGTCAGTCTGGTCTATACCTCGATCACAGGCAACATCATCCCGCGCCTGCGTTCCTTGCAGCTCACACGAACGTCCACGATGCATTGGGAAGATTAGCTCCGGGAGATTCCATGTTCGTCATGAAGCAGAAAGTCGTGATGCCGCTGACCCTCCTGGTCAGCTTGCTGGCCACCCTGGCGGTTTACCGTTATCTGCAGGGGCAGCAATCGCGCGCTCCAGCTGGCGCCAAGGCCCCGCAAACGGTGCTGGTTGCGGCGCAGGACCTGGCGGTGGGAGTCAAGATCGCCGGAATCCATGTGAAAGCAATGGAGTGGCCCAGAGAGTTGCTGCCGGCCGGGACCTTCAGCGATACAGCGCTGGTGAGCGGGCGCATCACCCGGGTGCCGGTAGTAGCCGGCGAACCCATCCTGGATTCCAAGCTGGCCCCTCAGGGATCGGGCAGCGGCTTTTCCAGCCTGATTCCGCCTGGCATGCGTGCGCTGACGGTCTCGGTCAATGTGGTCAGCGGGGTGAGCGGATTCATCCTCCCCGATGCGCGGGTGGACGTCCTGGTTACGGTCGCTTCACCGAATAACAAGGAGGAGTCCAAGACCAAGATCATCCTCGAGGATGTCCTGGTACTGGCTGTCGATCAGACCTTTGAGCGGGAGGATGATGATCCGGTCAAGGTGCAATCGGTGACGCTGCTGGTCGATCCCGGTCAGGCCGAAAAGCTGGCCCTGGCCTCAAGCGAAGGCAAGCTGCAGCTGGTGCTGCGTAATTCGGCCGACCGCGATGCCCAGGGGAGCCGGGGTGTGCAGCTGCGCGAGCTCATCAATGGCGCCGGCAGTGTGGAGAACCGTGCCCTGACGCGGCCGCGCGCAGCGGAGCCCGCAGCGGCGGTTGCACCGCCGCCTGCCCGCACCGTGGAGGTGCTGCGGTCGAGCAAACGTGAAGAAATATCGTTCGTGCAGCCGGAAAAAGCGGCTGCAGGAGATCGGCCCTAAGGCGTTCATTGAAGAGAGGATTCTATGACAAGGAAGATGCATAAGGTAGGGGCAAAAGTCCTGGACTGTGCGGCCGGGTGCTGCATCGGCAGGAGCGGCCGTTGGAACCGGAGAAAAGCGGCTGGCCACCCAGGCATCGTCTCCGCCCTGGTGCTGCTGCTGCTGGCATCGCCCCTGTATCCGGCGGCCCGCGGCGAGGTGAGGGTCATGCTGGGTCAATCCCAGGTCCTCTCCTTTACCGATCCGATCAAGCGGATTTCCATCGCCAATCCCGATCTGGCCGATGCAACCGTCGTGACTCCCTATCAGGTGCTGGTCAACGGCAAACTGGCCGGTGCGACCAGTCTGGTGATCTGGGATGAGCAGGAGGCCTTCACGATCTACCGGGTCGAGGTACGGGAAGAGAGTTTCCCCCAGCAGATCCTCCTCAAAGTGCGCTTCACCGAGATCAATCACAATGCCTTGAGAGAGCTCGGTCTTGATTTCTGGAAAAAGAATCTGGATCTTGCCGGCAAAAAGGGTAATCTGGGGATCTTCAGCGGCAAGGTTAACGCTCCCAGTGATCCGCTTGGTCTTGGCGATGCGGTCGATATCTTTTTTTCGCTGCCCGGGCTTGATTTTTCCACGATCATGCGCGCCCTGGAGGAGAAGAGTCTTCTCTCGGTGCTTGCCAAGCCCAATCTCTGCGCCGTCAACGGCGCCGAAGCGAGCTTTCTCGCCGGTGGTGAGTTCCCGGTACCGATCGTCTCTGGGGCAGCGGGCACCCAATCGGTGACCATCCAGTTCAAGGAGTTCGGCGTCCGCTTGCGCTTTCTGCCGCATATCATCGATTCGACCACGGTGAACCTCAAGATCGCCGCCGAGGTCAGCAGCCTCGATTTCGATAACGGCATCACCCTCAGCGGCTTTAATGTGCCGGCGCTGAGCGCACGCAAGGCCGAAACCACCGTGGAACTGCCGCAGGGCCGTTTTCTCGTCATCGGTGGGCTGCTTTCACGGGAGATGACCCGGCGCGTCAGCCAGCTGCCGCTGCTCGGCAGTATTCCGGTGCTGGGACAGCTCTTTAAAAGCAGCCGCTTTCAGCAGAAAGAGAGCGAACTGCTCATCGTCGTCACGCCCGAGATCGTCGGCAGCGCACTGCAGGAGCCTGCGGCTGATGAGACACAGTTGAAATGGTAAATTCAGACAACGAGGTGATCCATGCGCTCCTTGAGACGCGATGAACGCGGTGAGGTGCTGGTTTTCACAGCAACTATTTTTCTGACCCTGCTGCTTTTTGCCGCCATGGTGACCGATCTCGGCTATGTACTGACGGCGCGCAATCAGCTGCAGAGTGCGGTGGATTGCGCCGCTCTGGCCGGGGCGGCGGGATTGATGAACGGCAGCGATCGGGCCACGGCGATGGCGATCCGCTATGCCTCAAAAAACGATTGCATCCAGCAGCCGGTGATTATCTCCAATGAGAATGTGACCTTTCCGGCTTCCAACCGTGTCCAGGTGTCCGCCAGCCGCACGCTGCAACTCTTTTTCCTGCCGTTGATCGGCTTGAACCAGCGCGTCATCCGCGCTTCGGCCACCGCCGAGCTGGGCTACGTCACTTCCACCAACGGCCTGGCGCCCTGGGCGGTTCCAAAAGAAGCCTGGCAGCCCGGCGACCGGGTGGTGATCAAGGCGGGACAGTTAGGCGAGATCGGCACCAATCCGGGCTTTTATTATCCGGTGGATTTTCCAGCGGTCAATCGCGGCAATCCGATCAGTGGAGCGAGTGAATACGAGGAAAACATCCGCGCCGGCTGTGATGAAACCGTAGAGATCGGCGACATCCTCCAGGTCGAGCCTGGCGAGATGCAGGGGCCGACGCGCCAGGGCGTCGATTATCTGATCGATGCCGACCACTGCGCGTATTGGGACGGTGAGAGGGTTGCCAATTCTCTCTTCACCGGCTACAGCTCACCGCGCGTGGTCAAGGTGCCCCTATACGATCCGTCGAAACCGCCCGATTCGGGCCGCAACACCATCGAAGTCATCGGCTTCGCGGCTTTTTTTGTCGAGGGGATGGTCGGCAAGACGGTGATCGGGGTCTTCATCGAGGTCACCTCCCCCGGCGCCTCGGGCCATGGGTATTCGTTGTTGCGTTGTGTCCATCTGGTATGAGGCCGGGAAAGCCATGCACGGATCCTGTGATATCCTTCTCATCGATGCCAATCCCTTCACGCGTGAGGCGCTCGCCGAGCTGCTGCGAGGGTTCGCGGAGAACGCCTTTGAGGTGCTGGAGACTTGCGATGAGATCGCCCTTGACGCCGCGGCCCGATTACAGCCGCGGGTGGTGCTGCTTCACCTCCATCCGGCGCCTGATGCCCTGCTGGAATTTGCCGCCCGGTTGATGCAGCGGCTGCCCGAAGCCGCCCTCGTAGTCACCGCGGCGCATCTGGATCCCGGTCTCATCCGTCAGGCGATGCGCCAAGGGGCGCGCGAGTTCCTGCCGCAGCCCTTCCAGCCCGAAGAGGTCCGCTCCGCCCTGGCCTCTGTCCTGGCCATCTGCCACTCAGCGGGGCGCCCGGCTGAACGCTCGGCCCGGATCATCACGTTGTTTGGCGCCAAGGGCGGGGTGGGTGTCACCACCCTCAGCACCAATCTGGCCGTCCAGCTGGCGAAAAGCCTGCACCAGGAGATCCTGCTCCTCGATCTCAACCTCCAGTTCGGCAACGATGCACTTTACCTCAATCTGAAATCGCGGTTCTCCCTGAGCGATGTAATCCGCAATCTCGACGATCTCGACCTGGATTCGCTCAAACGGACGCTGCCGCATCATGCCTCGGGGATTACCCTTTTGCCGGCCCCTCTGCGCATCGAGGAGGCGGAGGAGATCAACGGTGCCAGGGTCGCACGGATTCTGCACCTGCTGCGGCCGCACTATGACTGGATCCTGATCGACAGTCACCCTTTTTTCAACGAGGTGTCCATTCAGGCTCTCGATGAAGCCGACCGCATCCTGCTGGTTTCGCTGCTCGACCTGCCGACTATTTTCAACACCAAGCGCTGTCTCGAGCTTTTTCAGAAGATGGGTTATCCTCAGGAGAAGGCCCTGTTGGTGCTCAACCGGCACCAGCCCTACGATGGCGCCGATCTCGAGGAGATGGAAAACCTGCTGGGATACCCGGTCTATGCGCGCATTCCCAATCAGGATTTCAGCACCGCCATCGCCTGCGTCAACCAGGGAGTGCCGGTGAGTCTCAAGGCGCCCGGCGCCAAAATGAGCCAGGGGATCGCGGCACTGATGCAGCAGCTCAGCGGCCGGGGCGGCAGTGAGGAAGATTCGGGAGCCGTCCGCGGCGGCCTGTTCACGCGTTGGAGGAAATAGGTCCATGGGACTGATCGATCGGCTCAAACAACAAGAGGTTGCGCCGCCTCCGGCGGAACCCGCAGCCCTGCTCACCCGGCGGGTTCAGCCGGGCAGCGGCACCCCGTTTGCGGTCGTACCGCCGGATAATCCCCGGCATGATCTCAAGGAAAAGATCCATCGCCGCCTCATTGACAAGCTCGATCTGGCCAAACTCGACACCATCCCGAAAGAGGCCTTGCGCAGTCAGGTGCGCGAGGTGGTCGAGACCATGCTCGCCGAGGAGAACGGCTTGGCGTCCGAGATGAACAACGACCGGCTGGTTGAAGAGATCCTCGACGAAACCTTCGGACTCGGGCCGCTCGAGCCGTTGCTCGCGGATCCGACGATCTCGGATATTCTCA carries:
- a CDS encoding AAA family ATPase, whose product is MHGSCDILLIDANPFTREALAELLRGFAENAFEVLETCDEIALDAAARLQPRVVLLHLHPAPDALLEFAARLMQRLPEAALVVTAAHLDPGLIRQAMRQGAREFLPQPFQPEEVRSALASVLAICHSAGRPAERSARIITLFGAKGGVGVTTLSTNLAVQLAKSLHQEILLLDLNLQFGNDALYLNLKSRFSLSDVIRNLDDLDLDSLKRTLPHHASGITLLPAPLRIEEAEEINGARVARILHLLRPHYDWILIDSHPFFNEVSIQALDEADRILLVSLLDLPTIFNTKRCLELFQKMGYPQEKALLVLNRHQPYDGADLEEMENLLGYPVYARIPNQDFSTAIACVNQGVPVSLKAPGAKMSQGIAALMQQLSGRGGSEEDSGAVRGGLFTRWRK